A region from the Lolium perenne isolate Kyuss_39 chromosome 4, Kyuss_2.0, whole genome shotgun sequence genome encodes:
- the LOC127332295 gene encoding uncharacterized protein isoform X1 — protein sequence MAEYASEVYAAFTNSTTPAHGSPQTCASTPMESPTRSSTHIIGAHRDENPGQVNEDVDNYDPLCSNQTPSPQFWEEATRIAAEVEKSAAKISHMKEPSASTHARTEGQEIPETAAPRHPGHDIECPSFDLLPAGETWTQHLATNNQATPGAVANRSTTTGGPSKTTSGTANVETHPTADGNTSGTEPATGIPLDVASEAVTNVASEAPIVDAGNDSSPCFPDSNQPLTNEGGQYSPSVACTIGTQTQDKKNRKKRAFLDRNNDANHKKLKKLKNTDKSKEAYDTYILRRCIRKPVDNEERPPFVDFGEYHVTYEEFREALKSRGKIDKNVMELFIRHFNVVTNIATTSEPMCTKFAFSQSLTTKLGVREDKFDPQPCLKEFQQVHKDHQLKSKDMVPSAHSQSFCVILKCFAFLTFFSLIKLLKRASFFLVSSQLYFVIVDNEHWVLLCINLLLKQVNVLDSMIPRKKARVYDRAHFLVNNFITLASFANTFPKTNFSQFVWNNPQELRQQTTLFDCGIFVMVFMKQWDGKIMKPFNQDIIDLRMVIAYMILKSDLNKVDPTWVLKKK from the exons ATGGCCGAGTACGCTTCTGAAGTGTATGCAGCTTTCACCAATAGCACAACACCAGCACATGGGTCTCCGCAGACTTGTGCGTCCACACCTATGGAGTCGCCGACTAGATCATCCACTCATATAATCGGAGCACATAGAGATGAAAATCCTGGACAAGTCAATGAAGATGTGGATAATTATGATCCTCTTTGCTCCAATCAAACACCAAGTCCTCAATTTTGGGAGGAAGCCACTAGGATTGCAGCTGAGGTAGAGAAAAGTGCAGCCAAAATATCACATATGAAGGAACCATCCGCTTCTACCCATGCGCGTACAGAAGGTCAAGAAATCCCTGAAACAGCTGCACCACGTCACCCCGGCCATGACATTGAGTGTCCTTCTTTCGACCTTTTGCCAGCTGGTGAAACTTGGACCCAACATCTTGCAACCAACAATCAAGCTACCCCTGGAGCCGTTGCCAACAGATCGACTACCACCGGAGGACCATCAAAGACCACATCAG GTACTGCAAATGTTGAGACACATCCTACTGCCGATGGAAACACTAGCGGTACTGAGCCAGCAACCGGAATACCACTTGATGTTGCTTCTGAAGCAGTCACAAATGTTGCTTCTGAAGCACCAATTGTTGATGCTGGCAATGATTCGTCTCCATGCTTCCCAGATTCTAATCAACCTCTAACAAATGAAGGTGGCCAATATTCACCTTCAG TTGCATGCACTATTGGCACCCAAACTCAAGACAAGAAAAACAGGAAAAAGAGAGCTTTCCTAGACCGTAATAATGATGCAAATCACAAGAAGCTCAAGAAGCTCAAGAATACTGATAAATCAAAGGAAGCATATGACACATATATTCTCCGAAGGTGCATAAGGAAGCCCGTTGACAACGAAGAGAG GCCACCATTTGTCGATTTTGGAGAATATCATGTCACATATGAAGAATTCCGCGAAGCTCTCAAATCTCGTGGTAAAATTGACAAAAATGTCATGGAGCTTTTCATTAGACACTTCAACGTGGTGACCAACATCGCTACAACGAGCGAGCCTATGTGCACAAAATTTGCATTCTCACAGTCATTGACT ACCAAGCTCGGCGTCCGCGAGGATAAATTTGACCCCCAACCTTGCCTCAAAGAATTTCAACAAGTTCACAAAGATCATCAACTCAAATCAAAGGATATGGTACCTTCTGCTCATTCTCAATCCTTTTGTGTCATCCTAAAATGTTTTGCGTTTCTAACATTTTTTAGCTTGATTAAGCTTCTGAAACGAGCTTCATTCTTTTTGGTTTCCTCACAACTGTACTTTGTTATTGTGGACAATGAACATTGGGTCCTACTGTGCATCAACCTACTTCTCAAACAAGTCAATGTACTCGACTCTATGATTCCTAGGAAGAAAGCAAGAGTCTATGACAGAGCACATTTCCTG GTCAACAATTTTATCACACTTGCATCCTTTGCCAACACATTCCCTAAAACGAACTTCAGCCAGTTCGTTTGGAACAATCCTCAGGAACTACGGCAGCAGACCACCTT ATTTGACTGCGGAATCTTTGTAATGGTATTCATGAAACAATGGGACGGCAAGATAATGAAGCCTTTCAACCAG GACATTATTGACCTTCGCATGGTGATAGCCTACATGATCCTCAAATCGGATTTGAACAAAGTTGATCCTACTTGGGTCCTCAAGAAGAAATAA
- the LOC127332295 gene encoding uncharacterized protein isoform X3, which produces MAEYASEVYAAFTNSTTPAHGSPQTCASTPMESPTRSSTHIIGAHRDENPGQVNEDVDNYDPLCSNQTPSPQFWEEATRIAAEVEKSAAKISHMKEPSASTHARTEGQEIPETAAPRHPGHDIECPSFDLLPAGETWTQHLATNNQATPGAVANRSTTTGGPSKTTSGTANVETHPTADGNTSGTEPATGIPLDVASEAVTNVASEAPIVDAGNDSSPCFPDSNQPLTNEGGQYSPSVACTIGTQTQDKKNRKKRAFLDRNNDANHKKLKKLKNTDKSKEAYDTYILRRCIRKPVDNEERPPFVDFGEYHVTYEEFREALKSRGKIDKNVMELFIRHFNVVTNIATTSEPMCTKFAFSQSLTTKLGVREDKFDPQPCLKEFQQVHKDHQLKSKDMSMYSTL; this is translated from the exons ATGGCCGAGTACGCTTCTGAAGTGTATGCAGCTTTCACCAATAGCACAACACCAGCACATGGGTCTCCGCAGACTTGTGCGTCCACACCTATGGAGTCGCCGACTAGATCATCCACTCATATAATCGGAGCACATAGAGATGAAAATCCTGGACAAGTCAATGAAGATGTGGATAATTATGATCCTCTTTGCTCCAATCAAACACCAAGTCCTCAATTTTGGGAGGAAGCCACTAGGATTGCAGCTGAGGTAGAGAAAAGTGCAGCCAAAATATCACATATGAAGGAACCATCCGCTTCTACCCATGCGCGTACAGAAGGTCAAGAAATCCCTGAAACAGCTGCACCACGTCACCCCGGCCATGACATTGAGTGTCCTTCTTTCGACCTTTTGCCAGCTGGTGAAACTTGGACCCAACATCTTGCAACCAACAATCAAGCTACCCCTGGAGCCGTTGCCAACAGATCGACTACCACCGGAGGACCATCAAAGACCACATCAG GTACTGCAAATGTTGAGACACATCCTACTGCCGATGGAAACACTAGCGGTACTGAGCCAGCAACCGGAATACCACTTGATGTTGCTTCTGAAGCAGTCACAAATGTTGCTTCTGAAGCACCAATTGTTGATGCTGGCAATGATTCGTCTCCATGCTTCCCAGATTCTAATCAACCTCTAACAAATGAAGGTGGCCAATATTCACCTTCAG TTGCATGCACTATTGGCACCCAAACTCAAGACAAGAAAAACAGGAAAAAGAGAGCTTTCCTAGACCGTAATAATGATGCAAATCACAAGAAGCTCAAGAAGCTCAAGAATACTGATAAATCAAAGGAAGCATATGACACATATATTCTCCGAAGGTGCATAAGGAAGCCCGTTGACAACGAAGAGAG GCCACCATTTGTCGATTTTGGAGAATATCATGTCACATATGAAGAATTCCGCGAAGCTCTCAAATCTCGTGGTAAAATTGACAAAAATGTCATGGAGCTTTTCATTAGACACTTCAACGTGGTGACCAACATCGCTACAACGAGCGAGCCTATGTGCACAAAATTTGCATTCTCACAGTCATTGACT ACCAAGCTCGGCGTCCGCGAGGATAAATTTGACCCCCAACCTTGCCTCAAAGAATTTCAACAAGTTCACAAAGATCATCAACTCAAATCAAAGGATATG TCAATGTACTCGACTCTATGA
- the LOC127332295 gene encoding uncharacterized protein isoform X2, with amino-acid sequence MAEYASEVYAAFTNSTTPAHGSPQTCASTPMESPTRSSTHIIGAHRDENPGQVNEDVDNYDPLCSNQTPSPQFWEEATRIAAEVEKSAAKISHMKEPSASTHARTEGQEIPETAAPRHPGHDIECPSFDLLPAGETWTQHLATNNQATPGAVANRSTTTGGPSKTTSGTANVETHPTADGNTSGTEPATGIPLDVASEAVTNVASEAPIVDAGNDSSPCFPDSNQPLTNEGGQYSPSVACTIGTQTQDKKNRKKRAFLDRNNDANHKKLKKLKNTDKSKEAYDTYILRRCIRKPVDNEERPPFVDFGEYHVTYEEFREALKSRGKIDKNVMELFIRHFNVVTNIATTSEPMCTKFAFSQSLTTKLGVREDKFDPQPCLKEFQQVHKDHQLKSKDMVNNFITLASFANTFPKTNFSQFVWNNPQELRQQTTLFDCGIFVMVFMKQWDGKIMKPFNQDIIDLRMVIAYMILKSDLNKVDPTWVLKKK; translated from the exons ATGGCCGAGTACGCTTCTGAAGTGTATGCAGCTTTCACCAATAGCACAACACCAGCACATGGGTCTCCGCAGACTTGTGCGTCCACACCTATGGAGTCGCCGACTAGATCATCCACTCATATAATCGGAGCACATAGAGATGAAAATCCTGGACAAGTCAATGAAGATGTGGATAATTATGATCCTCTTTGCTCCAATCAAACACCAAGTCCTCAATTTTGGGAGGAAGCCACTAGGATTGCAGCTGAGGTAGAGAAAAGTGCAGCCAAAATATCACATATGAAGGAACCATCCGCTTCTACCCATGCGCGTACAGAAGGTCAAGAAATCCCTGAAACAGCTGCACCACGTCACCCCGGCCATGACATTGAGTGTCCTTCTTTCGACCTTTTGCCAGCTGGTGAAACTTGGACCCAACATCTTGCAACCAACAATCAAGCTACCCCTGGAGCCGTTGCCAACAGATCGACTACCACCGGAGGACCATCAAAGACCACATCAG GTACTGCAAATGTTGAGACACATCCTACTGCCGATGGAAACACTAGCGGTACTGAGCCAGCAACCGGAATACCACTTGATGTTGCTTCTGAAGCAGTCACAAATGTTGCTTCTGAAGCACCAATTGTTGATGCTGGCAATGATTCGTCTCCATGCTTCCCAGATTCTAATCAACCTCTAACAAATGAAGGTGGCCAATATTCACCTTCAG TTGCATGCACTATTGGCACCCAAACTCAAGACAAGAAAAACAGGAAAAAGAGAGCTTTCCTAGACCGTAATAATGATGCAAATCACAAGAAGCTCAAGAAGCTCAAGAATACTGATAAATCAAAGGAAGCATATGACACATATATTCTCCGAAGGTGCATAAGGAAGCCCGTTGACAACGAAGAGAG GCCACCATTTGTCGATTTTGGAGAATATCATGTCACATATGAAGAATTCCGCGAAGCTCTCAAATCTCGTGGTAAAATTGACAAAAATGTCATGGAGCTTTTCATTAGACACTTCAACGTGGTGACCAACATCGCTACAACGAGCGAGCCTATGTGCACAAAATTTGCATTCTCACAGTCATTGACT ACCAAGCTCGGCGTCCGCGAGGATAAATTTGACCCCCAACCTTGCCTCAAAGAATTTCAACAAGTTCACAAAGATCATCAACTCAAATCAAAGGATATG GTCAACAATTTTATCACACTTGCATCCTTTGCCAACACATTCCCTAAAACGAACTTCAGCCAGTTCGTTTGGAACAATCCTCAGGAACTACGGCAGCAGACCACCTT ATTTGACTGCGGAATCTTTGTAATGGTATTCATGAAACAATGGGACGGCAAGATAATGAAGCCTTTCAACCAG GACATTATTGACCTTCGCATGGTGATAGCCTACATGATCCTCAAATCGGATTTGAACAAAGTTGATCCTACTTGGGTCCTCAAGAAGAAATAA